A portion of the Streptosporangiales bacterium genome contains these proteins:
- a CDS encoding aminotransferase class V-fold PLP-dependent enzyme — protein MTVPSADLANLRGLLDVVVHALAAGSAERGGPAPSTTPEELAASWLDLENVPDEGLGADALADIVRRYAAGSVDPADPACVAHLQPPPLPIAVAADVAISALNQSLDSWDQAPAGTSLEPPVIRSLAALVGYDPGVAGGVVTTGGTESMLMGLLLARDRGTDGRRARVLCSAAAHFSVARNAGFLGLGEDSVVVVPTGADHRMDAAGLRAALATVEAGGERPVAVVATAGTTDLGAIDPLREVAAAAREHGAWLHADAAYGGGALFSRALAPLLDGIALADSVGLDLHKVGWLPAASGVFLVRDDAAFAPLARSVAYLNAADDEEAGYPSLLGHSLRTTRRADVVRIAVVLRALGRDGLGARVDRCHALAAYAADRVQAHDDLELYADPVLTTVVFRLRGGDLVNAQVRRALLASGRAVVGRTEIGGAVWLKLTLLNPSTAESDVDAVLDAVREAGRSS, from the coding sequence GTGACCGTGCCCTCCGCCGACCTGGCGAACCTACGCGGCCTGCTCGACGTCGTCGTCCACGCGCTCGCCGCCGGGTCGGCCGAGCGCGGCGGGCCTGCGCCGTCGACCACGCCGGAGGAGCTCGCCGCGTCCTGGCTCGACCTCGAGAACGTGCCCGACGAGGGTCTCGGCGCCGACGCGCTCGCCGACATCGTCCGCCGGTACGCGGCGGGCTCCGTCGACCCCGCGGATCCGGCGTGCGTCGCGCACCTGCAGCCGCCACCGCTGCCGATCGCCGTCGCGGCCGACGTGGCGATCTCGGCACTGAACCAGTCGCTCGACTCCTGGGACCAGGCGCCGGCGGGCACCTCCCTGGAGCCCCCGGTGATCCGCTCGCTCGCCGCACTCGTCGGGTACGACCCCGGCGTGGCCGGAGGTGTGGTCACCACCGGCGGCACCGAGTCGATGCTGATGGGCCTGCTGCTCGCCAGGGACCGTGGCACGGACGGCCGGCGCGCACGAGTGCTGTGCTCGGCGGCCGCTCACTTCTCCGTCGCGCGCAACGCCGGCTTCCTCGGCCTCGGCGAGGACAGCGTCGTGGTCGTGCCGACCGGAGCCGACCACCGGATGGACGCCGCCGGGCTGCGCGCGGCGCTCGCCACGGTCGAGGCGGGCGGTGAGCGTCCGGTCGCCGTCGTCGCGACCGCGGGCACGACCGACCTCGGCGCGATCGACCCGCTCCGCGAGGTCGCCGCGGCGGCCCGCGAGCACGGCGCCTGGCTGCACGCCGACGCGGCGTACGGCGGCGGGGCACTGTTCTCCCGCGCCCTCGCGCCGCTTCTCGACGGCATCGCGCTCGCCGACTCCGTCGGCCTCGACCTGCACAAGGTGGGCTGGCTGCCGGCCGCATCGGGGGTGTTCCTCGTCCGCGACGACGCCGCGTTCGCGCCGCTGGCCAGGAGCGTCGCCTACCTCAACGCGGCCGACGACGAGGAGGCCGGCTACCCGAGCCTGCTCGGCCACTCGCTGCGCACCACGAGACGCGCCGACGTCGTGCGCATCGCGGTCGTGCTGCGCGCACTCGGCCGCGACGGGCTCGGCGCGCGCGTCGACCGTTGCCACGCGCTGGCGGCGTACGCGGCCGACCGCGTGCAGGCGCACGACGACCTGGAGCTGTACGCCGACCCGGTGCTCACGACGGTGGTGTTCCGGCTCCGCGGCGGCGACCTCGTCAACGCGCAGGTACGGCGCGCGCTGCTGGCGTCGGGCCGGGCGGTCGTCGGCCGTACCGAGATCGGCGGCGCGGTGTGGCTCAAGCTCACACTGCTCAACCCGTCGACGGCGGAGTCGGACGTCGATGCCGTCCTCGACGCAGTCCGCGAGGCGGGGCGGTCATCATGA